The Candidatus Neomarinimicrobiota bacterium genome includes the window GGCATGATCTTTAACTTGCGGGGGTAAGCTTAGATGAGATATTATAGGTTTTTCGGTTAACATGATTGCACGTTGAATCACATTTTCCAATTCTCTGACGTTACCCGGCCAGAAATATGATAGAAGATAATCCACAGCCTTTGACGTAAAACCATTCACGGTCTTGCCAGCTTCACTCCCACATTTTTTTAAGAAATGATCAA containing:
- a CDS encoding sigma-54-dependent Fis family transcriptional regulator, with protein sequence DHFLKKCGSEAGKTVNGFTSKAVDYLLSYFWPGNVRELENVIQRAIMLTEKPIISHLSLPPQVKDHAITDRRQDKDLVRLADHEKDYLCRVLKEVKGNTSRAAEILGIQRSTLYSKLNRYKVKLDRFR